A genomic segment from Rhodospirillum centenum SW encodes:
- the ubiU gene encoding ubiquinone anaerobic biosynthesis protein UbiU codes for MTAPTLARPAPGPAGTLSAPRSQEALTPLELVCPAGTPAALRSAVDAGADVVYVGFRDETNARNFPGLNFTPADLAQGVAYAHQRGCQVYVAINTFPTAGNPGPWHKALAEAEKAGVDAVILADIGLLDHASRNHPNLRLHLSVQASASNADSIAFYQEQFGVKRVVLPRVLTIEEIAKLNSEISVETEVFAFGGLCVMAEGRCSLSSYATGRSPNMNGVCSPAECVHYKQENDTLFMRLGEFTINAFRDDEPAGYPTLCKGKFVVDGKPYHVFEDPASLNAVAMIPELMKAGVTALKIEGRQRGRAYVTSVVQAFRRAVDAVARGEPVPEDVLTAYTEGSRTTTGALQRKWK; via the coding sequence ATGACGGCACCGACCCTTGCACGGCCCGCGCCCGGGCCGGCCGGAACCCTGTCCGCGCCCCGGAGCCAGGAGGCGCTCACCCCGCTGGAGCTGGTCTGCCCGGCCGGCACCCCCGCTGCCCTGCGCAGCGCCGTCGATGCCGGCGCCGACGTCGTCTATGTCGGCTTCCGCGACGAGACGAACGCGCGCAACTTCCCGGGCCTGAACTTCACCCCGGCCGATCTGGCGCAGGGCGTGGCCTACGCGCACCAGCGCGGCTGCCAGGTCTATGTGGCGATCAACACCTTCCCCACGGCCGGCAATCCCGGCCCCTGGCACAAGGCCCTGGCCGAGGCGGAGAAGGCCGGCGTGGACGCCGTGATCCTGGCCGACATCGGCCTGCTGGACCACGCCTCGCGCAACCATCCGAACCTGCGCCTGCACCTGTCGGTCCAGGCGTCCGCCTCCAACGCGGATTCGATCGCGTTCTACCAGGAGCAGTTCGGGGTGAAGCGCGTGGTGCTGCCGCGCGTGCTGACGATCGAGGAGATCGCCAAGCTGAACTCCGAGATCAGCGTCGAGACCGAGGTGTTCGCCTTCGGCGGCCTCTGCGTCATGGCGGAGGGCCGGTGCAGCCTGTCCTCCTACGCCACCGGCCGCTCGCCGAACATGAACGGCGTCTGCTCGCCGGCGGAGTGCGTCCACTACAAGCAGGAGAACGACACGCTCTTCATGCGGCTGGGCGAGTTCACCATCAACGCCTTCCGCGACGACGAGCCGGCCGGCTATCCGACCCTGTGCAAGGGCAAGTTCGTCGTGGACGGCAAGCCCTACCATGTGTTCGAGGACCCGGCCTCGCTCAACGCCGTCGCCATGATCCCCGAACTGATGAAGGCGGGGGTCACGGCCCTGAAGATCGAGGGACGCCAGCGCGGCCGCGCCTACGTCACCAGCGTCGTCCAGGCGTTCCGCCGGGCAGTGGACGCGGTGGCGCGCGGCGAGCCGGTGCCGGAGGACGTGCTGACGGCCTACACCGAAGGCTCGCGGACCACGACGGGCGCCCTGCAGAGGAAGTGGAAGTAA
- the ubiT gene encoding ubiquinone anaerobic biosynthesis accessory factor UbiT, translating into MTGTSPAVWSDAGGASAHSSTLTADQIAAAAAVMRVLPAAVLQPAIGLAINHLTHRHPGILEALADLGSDTVVIDPIDLPMAFLVRLENNHLSVRCLDAKWAVIKPKSRIRGRLEVLIGLVDGTLDGDALFFSRDLSVEGDTRAVVVLRNALDGAGLDMIEEVRSALGPLGSPALRLLDMAGGLLRRRGSRYAASTDSLHPDSLRSPK; encoded by the coding sequence ATGACAGGAACTTCACCTGCGGTCTGGTCGGATGCCGGCGGCGCCAGCGCGCACAGCAGCACCCTGACGGCCGACCAGATCGCCGCCGCGGCGGCGGTGATGCGCGTCCTGCCCGCCGCCGTGCTGCAGCCGGCGATCGGCCTCGCCATCAACCACCTGACCCACCGCCATCCGGGCATCCTGGAGGCGCTGGCGGATCTCGGTTCCGACACGGTCGTGATCGACCCGATCGATCTGCCGATGGCGTTCCTCGTCCGCCTGGAGAACAACCACCTGAGCGTCCGCTGCCTGGATGCCAAGTGGGCGGTGATCAAACCGAAATCCCGCATCCGCGGCCGGCTGGAGGTGCTGATCGGGCTGGTGGACGGCACGCTGGACGGCGACGCCCTGTTCTTCTCCCGCGACCTTTCCGTCGAGGGCGACACGCGGGCGGTGGTCGTGCTGCGCAACGCGCTGGACGGGGCCGGCCTCGACATGATCGAGGAGGTGCGCTCCGCCCTGGGGCCGCTCGGCAGCCCGGCGCTGCGCCTGCTGGACATGGCCGGCGGGCTGCTCCGCCGCCGCGGCAGCCGGTATGCCGCCAGCACCGATTCCCTTCATCCCGATTCGCTGCGGAGCCCGAAATGA
- a CDS encoding alpha/beta fold hydrolase: protein MDGPKSRFAQANGIRMHYLEMGEGPLVLLCHGWPELSWSWRHQIPALAAAGFRVVAPDMRGFGDTDAPEPVEAYTLLHTTGDMVGLLEALGEEQAVIVGHDWGAPVAWQCGLFRPDRFRAVAGLSVPYSPRGSVSLVTLLRAMGLDRFYMMYFQEPGQAERELEADPRETFLRLLYSASGAAAATGAGWPAMIPPGRTVVEACARPDALPGWLQEEDLARYAETYARTGFRGGLNWYRNLHRTWELTAAWAGARIRVPALFIAGAEDGVLKMPGLDKAVQQLDDTCLDLRGRHILPGAGHWVQQEAPEAVNAALIGFLTGL from the coding sequence ATGGACGGGCCGAAGAGCCGCTTCGCCCAGGCGAACGGCATCCGCATGCATTATCTGGAGATGGGCGAAGGACCGCTGGTCCTGCTCTGCCACGGCTGGCCGGAACTGTCCTGGTCCTGGCGCCACCAGATTCCGGCCCTGGCCGCGGCCGGGTTCCGTGTCGTCGCGCCGGACATGCGGGGCTTCGGCGACACCGACGCACCGGAGCCGGTGGAGGCCTACACCCTGCTGCACACGACGGGCGACATGGTCGGCCTGCTGGAGGCGCTGGGCGAGGAGCAGGCTGTCATCGTCGGACACGACTGGGGGGCGCCCGTGGCCTGGCAGTGCGGCCTGTTCCGCCCGGACCGCTTCCGCGCCGTCGCCGGCCTGTCGGTGCCCTATTCGCCGCGCGGCTCCGTCAGCCTTGTCACGCTGCTGCGGGCGATGGGGCTGGACCGCTTCTACATGATGTATTTCCAGGAACCCGGACAGGCCGAGCGGGAGCTGGAGGCCGACCCGCGGGAAACCTTCCTGCGCCTGCTCTACAGCGCCAGCGGTGCCGCCGCGGCCACGGGGGCGGGCTGGCCGGCGATGATCCCGCCCGGCCGCACGGTCGTGGAGGCCTGCGCCCGGCCCGATGCCCTGCCCGGCTGGCTGCAGGAGGAGGATCTGGCGCGCTATGCGGAGACCTATGCCCGCACCGGCTTCCGCGGCGGCCTGAACTGGTACCGCAACCTGCACCGCACCTGGGAGCTGACGGCCGCCTGGGCCGGGGCCCGCATCCGGGTGCCGGCGCTGTTCATCGCCGGCGCGGAGGACGGTGTGCTGAAGATGCCCGGCCTGGACAAGGCGGTGCAGCAGCTCGACGACACCTGCCTGGACCTGCGCGGCCGGCACATCCTGCCCGGCGCCGGCCACTGGGTGCAGCAGGAAGCGCCCGAGGCGGTCAACGCGGCGCTGATCGGATTCCTGACGGGACTGTGA
- the mnmA gene encoding tRNA 2-thiouridine(34) synthase MnmA: MNSLGFDKAPQDTRVVVAMSGGVDSSVTAALLKEQGYDVVGITLQLYDHGLTVGRKGACCAGQDIYDARQVADRIDIPHYVLDYESRFGQSVIDDFADSYLRGETPIPCVRCNQRVKFRDLLAQARDLGADCLATGHYARRVAGPTGPALHRGADPARDQSYFLFATTPAQLDYLRFPIGHLPKSETRALAERLGLAVADKPDSQDICFVPAGNYAQVVEKLRPGAVEPGEIVHLDGRVLGRHDGVIRYTVGQRRGLGIGGRRTPEGEELDPLYVVRVEPETRRVVVGPRTALARDRVLVREVNWLGGTDTADVPVTVKLRSAQPALPARVSLTADGGAVVTLTQPQYGVAPGQAAVFYQGDRVLGGGWIVRAEASPALADAPIPAGAGTAL, translated from the coding sequence ATGAATTCGCTCGGTTTCGACAAGGCTCCCCAGGATACCCGCGTGGTCGTCGCCATGTCGGGCGGGGTCGATTCGTCCGTCACGGCGGCCCTGCTCAAGGAACAGGGCTACGACGTGGTCGGCATCACGCTGCAGCTCTACGATCACGGCCTGACCGTGGGCCGGAAGGGGGCCTGCTGCGCCGGGCAGGACATCTACGATGCGCGCCAGGTCGCGGACCGCATCGACATTCCGCACTACGTCCTGGATTACGAGAGCCGCTTCGGCCAGTCGGTGATCGACGATTTCGCGGACAGCTATCTGCGCGGGGAGACGCCGATCCCCTGTGTCCGCTGCAACCAGCGGGTCAAGTTCCGTGACCTGCTGGCGCAGGCGCGCGACCTCGGCGCCGACTGCCTCGCCACCGGACACTATGCCCGCCGGGTCGCGGGACCGACCGGCCCGGCGCTGCACCGCGGCGCCGATCCGGCCCGCGACCAGAGCTATTTCCTGTTCGCCACGACGCCGGCGCAGCTCGACTATCTGCGCTTCCCCATCGGTCACCTGCCCAAGAGCGAGACCCGCGCCCTGGCCGAGCGGCTGGGCCTCGCCGTGGCCGACAAGCCCGACAGCCAGGACATCTGCTTCGTGCCCGCCGGCAACTATGCCCAGGTGGTGGAGAAGCTCCGCCCCGGTGCCGTGGAGCCGGGGGAGATCGTGCATCTCGACGGCCGTGTCCTGGGCCGCCACGACGGTGTCATCCGCTACACCGTCGGTCAGCGCAGGGGCCTGGGAATCGGCGGCCGCCGGACGCCGGAGGGGGAGGAACTGGACCCGCTCTATGTCGTGCGGGTGGAGCCGGAGACGCGCCGTGTCGTCGTCGGCCCGCGCACGGCCCTGGCCCGCGACCGGGTGCTGGTGCGCGAGGTCAACTGGCTGGGCGGGACGGACACGGCGGACGTGCCGGTGACGGTGAAGCTGCGCTCGGCCCAGCCGGCGCTGCCGGCGCGGGTCAGCCTGACCGCGGACGGCGGCGCCGTCGTGACGCTGACGCAGCCGCAGTACGGCGTGGCGCCCGGTCAGGCGGCCGTCTTCTACCAGGGCGACCGGGTGCTGGGCGGCGGCTGGATCGTCCGGGCCGAGGCGTCGCCCGCGCTGGCCGATGCCCCGATCCCGGCGGGCGCCGGGACCGCCCTCTGA
- a CDS encoding winged helix-turn-helix domain-containing protein — protein sequence MGGDRHSHRLEAHAAEILALIEATPDTTLAEMAAHPERAHGVRAAVSSVWRLLDRHGMSVKKTAHAAEQQRPDVRKRRWAWFERTKPGSTSPRA from the coding sequence ATGGGCGGCGACCGCCACTCCCATCGGCTGGAGGCACATGCGGCAGAAATCCTGGCGCTGATCGAGGCAACGCCCGATACCACGCTGGCCGAGATGGCAGCACATCCGGAGCGGGCGCATGGGGTGCGGGCCGCCGTGAGCAGCGTCTGGCGCCTGCTGGACCGCCACGGCATGAGCGTCAAAAAAACCGCGCACGCCGCCGAGCAGCAGCGGCCTGACGTGCGGAAGCGTCGGTGGGCCTGGTTCGAGAGGACGAAGCCCGGATCGACGTCTCCAAGGGCATGA
- a CDS encoding ShlB/FhaC/HecB family hemolysin secretion/activation protein — MQIRKIALAAAAMLMTGASQVALGQDAGQILRDVERNIPKAPPPTPSVPGLAPAMPDDDFLKDGQTVRVTGFRIQSSLIPEKELAAQLTDYVGRDCTLGDLKEAAARISRYYAKRDLLARAVLPRQSLEGGIVTIQVLEARMGRVKIDPSSNTRLDPARAEAFIHARNPAGDAVRPGAIAAGVTNLGIIPGMQAVGILDAGEEEGTTDVILKMQEPPLVTGLLVLDNNSASEIGRARALGIVTMTDASGFGEQASLIAQVTKSSRYGQVSAGAPFMDGAFWLEGSGAALTYDIPRSVNTTQPAGNAQTAGLTARWLGLQASGEPVNLSVGVEHKWTSDKVGGLTTASNRLAALTFSARRVMRDQWQGGGAFILDGAVKIGNVDLSGNASNKALDRATADTQGNYAKLTLSAARRQALWQGGDLQITLSGQLASKNLNSAEQFSLGGLNGTRGYPVNAGSGDQGAMLGVELGHMLRDDLRGAIFWDGGLIEQHKERWTGWEGLGSPHNTYFQHNVGASVQWELLDNVQLETTLAKRVGPDAGRGLDLRVANERRSELRAWIQLVLAV; from the coding sequence TTGCAGATACGAAAGATCGCCCTTGCCGCCGCCGCCATGCTGATGACGGGGGCAAGTCAGGTAGCGTTGGGCCAGGATGCGGGGCAGATTCTGCGGGATGTGGAGCGCAACATCCCCAAGGCGCCGCCACCGACGCCGTCGGTGCCCGGTCTGGCCCCGGCGATGCCCGATGACGATTTCCTGAAAGACGGGCAGACGGTGCGCGTCACCGGTTTCAGGATTCAGTCCAGCCTGATCCCGGAAAAGGAACTGGCCGCGCAACTGACCGATTATGTAGGCCGCGACTGCACCCTGGGCGACCTGAAAGAGGCGGCGGCCCGAATCAGCCGGTATTACGCCAAGCGCGATCTGCTGGCCCGCGCCGTGCTGCCGCGCCAGAGCCTGGAGGGCGGCATCGTCACCATCCAGGTGCTGGAAGCCCGCATGGGCCGGGTGAAGATCGATCCGAGCAGCAATACCCGCCTGGACCCGGCGCGGGCGGAGGCCTTTATCCATGCCCGCAACCCGGCGGGCGACGCGGTGCGCCCCGGCGCCATAGCCGCCGGTGTCACCAATCTGGGGATCATCCCCGGCATGCAGGCAGTCGGCATCCTGGATGCGGGAGAGGAAGAGGGCACCACCGATGTCATCCTGAAAATGCAGGAGCCGCCGCTGGTGACCGGGCTCCTGGTCCTTGACAATAATTCAGCCAGCGAAATCGGCCGCGCGCGTGCCCTGGGCATCGTGACGATGACCGATGCAAGCGGCTTCGGCGAGCAGGCGTCCTTGATCGCCCAGGTCACCAAATCCTCCCGCTATGGGCAGGTCTCTGCCGGTGCGCCGTTCATGGATGGCGCCTTCTGGCTGGAAGGCAGCGGCGCCGCTCTGACCTATGACATCCCCCGCAGCGTCAATACCACGCAGCCGGCGGGCAATGCCCAGACGGCGGGGCTGACGGCGCGCTGGCTGGGCCTGCAGGCCAGCGGCGAGCCGGTGAACCTGTCGGTCGGCGTCGAGCATAAATGGACCAGCGACAAGGTGGGCGGGCTGACCACGGCCAGCAACCGGCTGGCCGCCCTGACCTTTTCTGCCCGCCGGGTGATGCGCGACCAATGGCAGGGCGGCGGCGCCTTCATACTGGATGGCGCTGTCAAAATCGGCAATGTCGACCTGTCCGGCAATGCCAGCAACAAGGCGCTGGACCGCGCCACCGCCGATACCCAGGGCAATTATGCCAAGTTGACCCTCTCGGCAGCGCGCCGGCAGGCCCTGTGGCAGGGCGGCGACCTACAGATCACCCTGTCCGGCCAGCTGGCCAGCAAGAACCTGAACAGTGCCGAACAATTCTCTCTGGGCGGGCTGAACGGCACGCGCGGATACCCGGTCAATGCCGGCAGCGGCGACCAGGGCGCCATGCTGGGTGTGGAACTGGGGCACATGCTGCGCGATGACCTGCGGGGCGCCATCTTCTGGGATGGCGGCCTGATCGAGCAGCACAAGGAACGCTGGACCGGCTGGGAGGGCCTGGGCTCCCCCCACAATACCTATTTCCAGCATAATGTCGGCGCGTCGGTGCAATGGGAGCTGCTTGACAATGTGCAGTTGGAGACGACTTTGGCCAAGCGCGTCGGCCCGGATGCGGGCCGCGGGCTTGATCTTAGAGTAGCGAACGAGCGGCGCTCGGAGTTGCGCGCCTGGATACAACTGGTTCTGGCGGTTTAA